A window of Fibrobacter sp. UBA4297 contains these coding sequences:
- a CDS encoding electron transfer flavoprotein subunit alpha/FixB family protein, producing MNNVFVYCEIEGTTVVDVSLELLSKGRKLANTLGVQLECICAGKGLDGIEKQVFPYGVDKVHVFDAEGLFPYTTNPHASLVVNLFKEEQPQICLLGATVIGRDLGPRISSAMHSGLTADCTELEIDSFEMSIGGVKKFYENQLCQIRPAFGGNIVATIVNPEHRPQMATVREGVMKKEIVDPNYKGEVIKHDVAKYVPETEYVVKVLERHVEKAKHNLKGAPIVVAGGYGMGSKENFDMLFELAKELHAEVGASRAAVDAGFVDHDRQIGQTGVTVRPKVYIAFGISGQIQHLAGMQDSGIIISVNSDPEAPINAIADYVINGTVEEVLPKMIKYYKANNK from the coding sequence ATGAATAACGTATTTGTATATTGCGAAATTGAGGGAACCACCGTCGTTGACGTTTCCCTTGAACTGCTTTCTAAGGGTCGCAAGTTGGCCAACACTCTCGGCGTTCAGCTCGAGTGCATTTGCGCTGGCAAGGGCCTTGATGGCATCGAAAAACAGGTGTTCCCTTACGGTGTGGACAAGGTTCATGTGTTCGACGCCGAAGGCCTGTTCCCCTACACCACCAACCCGCACGCCTCTCTCGTGGTGAACCTCTTCAAGGAAGAACAGCCGCAGATTTGCTTGCTCGGTGCAACGGTTATCGGCCGTGACCTCGGCCCGCGCATCTCTAGCGCCATGCACAGCGGCCTTACCGCTGACTGCACCGAACTCGAAATCGACAGCTTCGAAATGAGCATCGGTGGCGTGAAGAAGTTCTACGAAAACCAGCTCTGCCAGATCCGTCCGGCATTCGGCGGTAACATCGTCGCAACGATTGTGAACCCGGAACACCGCCCGCAGATGGCAACCGTCCGCGAAGGCGTGATGAAGAAGGAAATCGTGGACCCGAACTACAAGGGCGAAGTCATCAAGCACGACGTGGCCAAGTACGTTCCGGAAACGGAATACGTGGTCAAGGTGCTCGAACGCCATGTGGAAAAGGCCAAGCACAACCTCAAGGGCGCTCCGATCGTGGTCGCCGGTGGTTACGGCATGGGCTCCAAGGAAAACTTCGACATGCTGTTCGAACTTGCCAAGGAACTCCACGCTGAAGTCGGTGCTAGCCGCGCCGCTGTGGACGCAGGTTTCGTCGATCATGACCGTCAGATCGGTCAGACTGGCGTGACGGTTCGCCCGAAGGTCTATATCGCTTTCGGTATTTCCGGCCAGATCCAGCACCTCGCTGGTATGCAGGATTCAGGTATCATCATCTCCGTGAACTCCGACCCCGAAGCTCCGATCAACGCTATCGCTGACTACGTGATCAACGGCACCGTCGAAGAAGTTCTCCCGAAGATGATCAAGTATTACAAGGCAAACAACAAGTAA
- a CDS encoding DUF4230 domain-containing protein: MKKLYSDTKRTSITSEFVEQQISEISELATLHHHYRKNANYQDAKKLLEYMPDWRINKSIKEFSLVYEGDVKLGYNLKDIKILVEPNTQSIFIYLPEPRILSHSIDFESIQILWERQGWFNNIRFEDFKQFFISEQKKYEQENSEELKRRAREHAMKLIQLRLGTTIEHGYKVNLEPRE; this comes from the coding sequence ATGAAAAAGCTATACTCCGACACAAAACGGACGAGCATCACAAGCGAGTTTGTGGAGCAGCAAATTAGCGAGATTTCGGAGCTTGCGACCCTCCACCACCACTACCGCAAAAATGCAAACTACCAGGACGCGAAAAAACTCCTCGAATACATGCCCGACTGGAGAATCAACAAATCCATCAAGGAATTTTCGCTTGTTTATGAGGGCGATGTCAAGCTAGGTTACAATTTGAAGGACATCAAGATTCTTGTCGAGCCGAACACGCAAAGCATTTTTATTTATCTGCCGGAGCCCAGGATTCTAAGCCACAGCATCGATTTCGAGAGCATACAAATTCTTTGGGAAAGGCAGGGCTGGTTCAACAACATCCGTTTTGAGGACTTCAAGCAGTTCTTTATTTCCGAACAAAAAAAGTACGAGCAGGAAAACAGCGAGGAGCTCAAGCGCAGAGCACGCGAGCATGCGATGAAGTTAATCCAGTTGCGGCTCGGGACAACCATAGAACATGGCTACAAGGTCAATCTGGAACCGCGCGAATAA
- a CDS encoding acyl-CoA dehydrogenase family protein, whose amino-acid sequence MANFYTDHPEIKFNLESSPLMQRIVELKENGFADKDNFDYAPEDFADAMDNYNRVLEVAGDITANTVFPNSEDVDAEGPHCENGRVRYASKTYENLEATRKAGLNGVTMPRRFGGLNFPITAYTAINEMIASADAGFENIWSLQDCIETLYEFGDEDQRSRFIPRICAGETMSMDLTEPDAGSDLQRVMLKATYSEADKCWYLNGVKRFITNGDSDIHLVLARSEEGTHDGRGLSMFIYDKRDGGVDVRRIENKLGIHGSPTCELVYKNAKAELCGRRKFGLIKYVMALMNGARLGIAAQSVGISQMAYNEALAYAKDRKQFGQAIVNFPAVYEMISNIKARLDAGRALLYQTARYVDIYKCLEDIERTRKLTDDEKKELKLYQKLASACTPLAKGMNSEYANQNSYDCIQVHGGSGYMLEYACQRLYRDARITSIYEGTTQLQTVAALPHITTGSYGLMLEELEAMDVRPEYESLKARAKAMDEKYNEAIEYVKSVENNEFTDLCSRHLYELAANCVMTQLLLRDATKAPELFDKSMKVYLNLAEAEVAKHYNFVKSLRVESLESYKQA is encoded by the coding sequence ATGGCAAATTTCTACACAGATCACCCCGAGATTAAATTCAACCTCGAAAGCAGCCCCTTGATGCAGCGCATTGTCGAACTCAAGGAAAACGGCTTTGCAGACAAGGACAATTTCGACTATGCGCCGGAAGATTTTGCCGACGCTATGGACAACTACAACCGCGTGCTCGAAGTCGCTGGCGACATCACCGCAAACACGGTCTTCCCGAACTCCGAAGACGTGGATGCCGAAGGTCCGCACTGCGAAAACGGCCGCGTCCGCTACGCATCCAAGACCTACGAAAACCTCGAAGCCACCCGCAAGGCTGGCCTCAACGGTGTCACGATGCCGCGCCGCTTTGGCGGTCTCAACTTCCCGATTACCGCCTACACGGCCATCAACGAAATGATCGCCTCTGCAGACGCCGGTTTCGAGAACATCTGGTCCCTCCAGGACTGCATTGAAACGCTCTATGAATTCGGCGACGAAGACCAGCGTTCCCGTTTCATCCCGCGCATCTGCGCCGGCGAAACGATGTCCATGGACTTGACCGAACCGGATGCAGGTTCTGACTTGCAGCGCGTGATGCTCAAGGCCACCTACAGCGAAGCTGACAAGTGCTGGTACTTGAACGGCGTGAAGCGCTTCATCACGAACGGCGACTCCGACATCCACCTGGTGCTCGCCCGCTCCGAAGAAGGCACGCACGACGGTCGTGGTCTTTCCATGTTCATTTACGACAAGCGCGACGGTGGCGTTGACGTTCGCCGCATCGAAAACAAGCTCGGTATTCACGGAAGCCCGACTTGCGAACTTGTCTACAAGAACGCCAAGGCTGAACTCTGCGGCCGCCGCAAGTTCGGTCTCATCAAGTACGTGATGGCCCTCATGAACGGCGCACGCCTCGGCATTGCCGCTCAGTCCGTGGGTATCAGCCAGATGGCTTACAACGAAGCTCTCGCCTACGCCAAGGACCGTAAGCAGTTCGGTCAGGCTATCGTGAACTTCCCGGCCGTCTACGAGATGATCTCGAACATCAAGGCTCGTCTCGATGCAGGCCGCGCCCTCTTGTACCAGACAGCTCGTTACGTCGATATCTACAAGTGCCTCGAAGACATCGAACGCACCCGCAAGCTCACCGACGACGAAAAGAAGGAACTCAAACTTTACCAGAAGCTCGCTTCCGCTTGCACGCCGCTCGCCAAGGGCATGAACTCCGAATACGCAAACCAGAACAGCTACGACTGTATCCAGGTTCACGGCGGTTCGGGCTACATGCTCGAATACGCTTGCCAGCGCCTCTACCGCGATGCTCGTATCACTTCGATTTACGAAGGCACGACGCAGTTGCAGACGGTTGCAGCACTTCCGCACATCACCACCGGCAGCTACGGCCTCATGCTCGAAGAACTCGAAGCCATGGACGTTCGCCCGGAATACGAAAGCCTCAAGGCTCGCGCCAAGGCTATGGACGAAAAGTACAACGAAGCTATTGAATACGTGAAGTCCGTTGAAAACAACGAATTCACCGACCTCTGCAGCCGTCACTTGTACGAACTCGCCGCCAACTGCGTGATGACCCAGTTGCTCCTCCGCGACGCCACCAAGGCACCGGAACTGTTCGACAAGAGCATGAAGGTGTACTTGAACCTCGCCGAAGCCGAAGTCGCAAAGCACTACAACTTCGTGAAGAGCCTCCGCGTGGAATCGCTCGAAAGCTACAAGCAGGCGTAA
- a CDS encoding FISUMP domain-containing protein, translated as MTQKARWFISLAATVVFPFALSACGDEVTEEHITQVVEEKILVVADVSELPDCSLENQGKQVLVRGEASPRICVDGKWIASFAETQDDLKCTAEYLPDGSGLKIICNGDSIGVVLNGTIGPQGVQGEQGIQGEQGLQGEKGDKGDQGEQGLQGEKGDKGDQGEQGLQGEKGDKGDQGEQGIQGEKGDQGEQGAQGEKGDKGDTGEGCSVEQNGVLITITCGNQNAVVNIIGVCSGSNENVVKEYENAYYVCHSNMWVDASVLEYDTYGKICFENGAIVGGVVDTINKYVCDADTFRVADEKEVALSKGCVSYTENDVVRKQISDEQDSVYVCKNGVWSGSLGKHVVYGTLLDKRDQKTYKTVVIGEQIWMAENLNYADSISYPGMQKRNWCYYNNCEKYGRHYNWAAAIDSAGTFSTNGKYSGYERLYALIYPVRGICPEGWHLPDSTEWKTLYSAMGFSPYAMQAVGYEKWPDALDTYGFSALPASVRDNSTGFDYYFRDMAIFWSSTQKDFYSAYVLYLDKNSANAAGIGNKRSGYSVRCLKNSL; from the coding sequence ATGACACAGAAAGCAAGATGGTTCATTTCGCTGGCTGCTACGGTGGTGTTCCCGTTTGCACTCTCCGCTTGTGGCGATGAAGTGACCGAAGAACATATTACCCAAGTCGTAGAAGAAAAAATTCTGGTGGTTGCCGATGTATCGGAACTTCCTGATTGTTCCTTAGAAAATCAGGGCAAGCAGGTTCTTGTCAGGGGAGAGGCTTCGCCTCGCATCTGTGTTGATGGCAAGTGGATTGCTTCATTTGCTGAAACTCAGGATGATTTAAAATGCACTGCGGAATACTTGCCCGACGGTTCTGGTTTGAAAATCATTTGCAACGGGGATTCCATCGGTGTGGTGTTGAATGGAACTATAGGCCCACAAGGAGTCCAAGGTGAACAAGGTATTCAGGGCGAGCAAGGACTCCAAGGTGAAAAAGGCGACAAAGGAGACCAAGGCGAACAGGGACTCCAAGGTGAAAAAGGCGACAAAGGAGACCAAGGCGAACAGGGACTCCAAGGTGAAAAAGGCGACAAGGGAGACCAGGGTGAACAGGGAATCCAGGGAGAGAAAGGCGACCAGGGTGAACAAGGAGCTCAGGGCGAGAAAGGTGACAAGGGTGATACGGGCGAAGGTTGCTCTGTTGAACAAAATGGGGTTCTCATTACGATTACTTGTGGCAACCAAAATGCTGTTGTTAATATCATAGGAGTATGTTCTGGTTCTAATGAAAATGTAGTTAAAGAATATGAAAACGCCTACTATGTTTGTCATTCTAATATGTGGGTGGATGCATCTGTGTTAGAATACGATACCTATGGAAAAATTTGTTTTGAAAATGGGGCGATTGTTGGTGGAGTTGTCGATACCATTAATAAGTATGTGTGCGATGCAGATACATTTAGAGTTGCGGATGAAAAAGAAGTTGCTTTGAGTAAGGGGTGTGTTAGCTATACAGAAAATGATGTCGTTCGAAAACAAATTTCTGATGAGCAGGATTCTGTTTATGTTTGTAAAAATGGCGTATGGAGCGGCTCTCTGGGTAAACATGTCGTGTACGGGACACTATTGGATAAAAGAGATCAAAAAACTTATAAGACGGTTGTCATAGGTGAACAGATATGGATGGCAGAAAATCTAAACTACGCCGATAGTATAAGTTACCCTGGTATGCAAAAACGTAACTGGTGTTACTATAATAATTGTGAAAAGTATGGTCGCCATTATAACTGGGCCGCAGCCATAGATAGTGCTGGCACTTTTAGCACCAATGGAAAATATTCTGGCTATGAACGGCTATATGCGCTGATTTATCCTGTTCGTGGAATATGTCCTGAAGGGTGGCATTTGCCTGATAGCACAGAATGGAAAACGCTGTATTCTGCGATGGGCTTTTCCCCTTATGCTATGCAGGCGGTGGGCTATGAAAAATGGCCTGACGCATTGGATACGTATGGGTTCTCTGCACTTCCCGCTAGTGTTCGCGATAATAGCACAGGCTTTGATTATTACTTCCGAGACATGGCTATATTCTGGAGTTCTACTCAGAAGGACTTTTATTCGGCTTATGTGTTGTATTTGGATAAGAATTCCGCGAATGCTGCCGGCATTGGTAATAAACGCAGTGGTTACTCAGTTCGTTGTCTAAAAAATTCTCTGTGA
- the rpsB gene encoding 30S ribosomal protein S2 → MANLPSVEDLLAAGSHFGHQTQRWNPKMKPYILAEKNGIYVLNLSKTRDLLEEAAKAAAKISESGKTVLFVGTKPTARQCVLDAAATCNQFSVTNRWLGGMLTNFQTVRKSIKKIDKIDTMEQDGTFQALSKKEVLDKTRERAKLLDVFGGIREMVNLPGLLVVTDLAHEKIAVAEARRLHIPIIGICDTNVDPTLVDYPIPANDDAVKSLKLIVDYIAANVKPRVAADKKESKEEVKKFDNGEDK, encoded by the coding sequence ATGGCTAATTTGCCTTCCGTCGAAGATCTGCTTGCTGCAGGCTCCCACTTTGGTCACCAGACTCAGCGCTGGAATCCGAAAATGAAACCGTACATCTTGGCAGAAAAGAACGGCATCTACGTTCTCAACCTCTCCAAGACTCGTGACCTCCTCGAAGAAGCTGCTAAGGCTGCTGCCAAGATTTCTGAATCTGGCAAGACTGTGCTCTTCGTTGGCACGAAGCCGACTGCACGTCAGTGCGTGCTCGACGCTGCTGCTACCTGCAACCAGTTCTCCGTCACCAACCGTTGGTTGGGCGGTATGCTCACGAACTTCCAAACTGTCCGCAAGTCCATCAAGAAGATTGACAAGATCGACACCATGGAACAGGACGGCACCTTCCAGGCTCTCTCCAAGAAGGAAGTCCTCGACAAGACTCGTGAACGCGCCAAGCTCCTCGACGTGTTCGGTGGTATCCGCGAAATGGTGAACCTCCCGGGCCTTCTCGTCGTGACCGACCTCGCTCACGAAAAGATCGCTGTTGCAGAAGCTCGCCGTCTCCACATTCCTATCATCGGCATCTGCGACACGAACGTCGATCCGACCCTCGTGGACTACCCGATTCCGGCAAACGACGACGCTGTGAAGTCCCTCAAGCTCATTGTGGACTACATCGCTGCTAACGTCAAGCCGCGCGTCGCTGCTGACAAGAAGGAATCCAAGGAAGAAGTGAAGAAGTTCGACAACGGCGAGGACAAGTAA
- a CDS encoding TIGR02172 family protein, with the protein MGANNEFQKIDLNDYIQTGEGGTALAYTHRNGKSLAKLYNPDFDANTIKNEFWASRTAFELGISTPEPFRLITDGKRFGGEYELIEGKRSFSRIISQEPERLEDISLELARMARELHATKADTSRLKSYKQMITKFYSDEDFVPEDYRNRILKFLDKVPDTETCLHGDLQIGNAITDGKRTLWIDLGGFGYGAPEWDLALMWNLAHMPDADKLDFLFHLPSETMKTHWNIFFSAYLGTNDKQQIEEATRRFPLFAAAKIPYMFGIAFHKNVPEEFFALLTQMLDQSDTGKE; encoded by the coding sequence ATGGGAGCGAACAACGAATTTCAGAAGATTGATCTGAATGATTACATCCAGACGGGCGAAGGCGGGACTGCGCTCGCGTATACGCATAGGAACGGCAAATCGCTTGCAAAGTTGTACAATCCGGATTTTGACGCAAACACAATAAAAAATGAATTTTGGGCATCGCGGACGGCTTTCGAGTTGGGCATTTCTACACCGGAACCGTTTCGTTTGATTACGGACGGCAAGCGTTTTGGCGGTGAGTACGAGCTCATTGAAGGCAAGCGTTCTTTTTCGCGAATCATTTCGCAGGAGCCCGAACGGCTAGAAGATATTTCCTTGGAATTAGCCCGTATGGCACGAGAGCTTCACGCGACAAAAGCAGATACTTCGCGGCTCAAGTCTTACAAGCAAATGATTACGAAGTTCTATTCTGACGAAGATTTTGTACCGGAAGACTACAGAAATCGCATCTTGAAATTTTTGGATAAAGTTCCTGACACAGAGACTTGCCTCCATGGCGATTTGCAAATTGGAAACGCCATCACCGACGGAAAGAGGACACTTTGGATTGACTTGGGCGGGTTCGGATACGGTGCTCCGGAATGGGACCTTGCACTTATGTGGAACTTGGCGCACATGCCAGATGCGGATAAACTAGACTTTCTATTTCATCTGCCGTCAGAAACGATGAAGACCCACTGGAACATTTTCTTTTCGGCCTATCTCGGGACTAACGACAAACAGCAAATTGAAGAAGCGACCCGCCGGTTTCCGCTATTTGCCGCAGCGAAAATTCCGTACATGTTTGGAATTGCGTTCCATAAAAATGTGCCCGAGGAATTTTTCGCTCTTCTCACTCAGATGTTGGACCAGTCAGACACAGGTAAGGAGTAA
- a CDS encoding RNA-binding domain-containing protein: MQNAACHARHRAGIASICQKHIVGSYATPSSGCSSAAPATPGLNFLCILQTKNTDDCLAKSGKWMMTRDQELTELLDSCIRTYAVENRFLEFKSNHVSPEDLGKYISALSNGACLEQKDDGYLFFGVDDHSHKVVGTSFDISIAKKGNQDLELFLRVNTTPKINFQVERFFYKGNENCPISVFIIPAASEQPTCFQNIPYIRVNSSTTNLRDYHDWMRSIYNSRTDWSKEIIPEASLDDLDPEAVIKARHGFAERYPDKKEYIDSLDDSTFLDKAKITVGGKITRTALLLLGKDESSHYLNHISQIVWRLNSGDEQAGDIFSLPFLLSTDRVLAKIRNYRFKIYPSNSLIPAEVWKYDTKTILEALHNCIAHQDYSANSRIVVTEEKDSLCFENAGSFFDGNFEDYIRGRRTPARYRNPFLVQAMVNLKMIDTQGYGIHSMFLSQRNRCLPMPDYESTKEKVVLRIPGTVIDENYSKMLLENTSIGLDEAVLLDALQKKKPLSAEAIKLLKRDGLVEGRGKNIFISKYVALATNQEKEHSQAKGLSNTNYRNIILDYLRDYGELSKSQIYAMLQQYLPTTLDDRQKKSKVENLLSSLRMAGRIQYNVSKKWVLSKMDKTS; the protein is encoded by the coding sequence GTGCAAAATGCGGCATGTCATGCCCGCCACCGAGCGGGCATCGCCTCTATCTGTCAAAAACACATCGTCGGGTCTTACGCTACCCCTTCGAGCGGGTGCTCAAGCGCCGCACCCGCAACGCCCGGGCTTAACTTTTTATGTATATTACAGACCAAGAATACCGATGACTGTTTAGCCAAATCTGGAAAATGGATGATGACAAGAGACCAAGAACTTACAGAACTTCTAGATTCCTGCATAAGAACTTATGCTGTGGAAAATCGTTTCTTGGAATTCAAAAGCAATCACGTAAGTCCTGAAGATTTGGGAAAGTACATATCGGCTCTTTCTAACGGGGCTTGCCTTGAACAGAAGGACGACGGCTATCTCTTTTTTGGTGTTGACGACCATTCACATAAAGTTGTTGGAACTTCATTTGACATTTCGATTGCAAAAAAGGGAAATCAGGACCTTGAACTTTTTCTTCGCGTAAATACGACTCCGAAAATCAATTTCCAAGTAGAACGTTTTTTCTACAAGGGAAACGAAAATTGTCCAATATCGGTTTTCATAATCCCTGCGGCATCCGAACAACCGACATGTTTTCAGAACATTCCCTATATCAGGGTAAATAGTTCGACAACGAATTTGCGGGATTACCATGATTGGATGCGTTCCATTTACAACTCAAGAACGGATTGGAGTAAGGAAATAATACCTGAAGCATCGCTGGATGATCTTGACCCTGAGGCGGTCATTAAAGCTCGCCATGGATTTGCCGAGCGGTATCCTGACAAAAAAGAATACATTGATTCTTTAGATGATTCCACGTTTTTGGATAAGGCGAAAATAACGGTTGGTGGAAAAATAACCCGAACGGCTTTGTTGTTGTTGGGTAAGGACGAATCATCACACTACTTGAATCACATTTCCCAAATTGTTTGGCGATTGAATTCTGGCGATGAGCAGGCAGGTGATATTTTCTCTCTTCCGTTTCTTCTCTCGACCGACCGTGTTTTGGCTAAAATACGCAATTACAGGTTCAAAATTTATCCAAGCAACAGTTTAATTCCGGCAGAAGTTTGGAAGTACGATACCAAGACGATATTGGAAGCTTTGCACAATTGCATTGCCCATCAAGACTATAGTGCGAATTCGAGAATTGTCGTTACTGAGGAAAAAGATAGCCTATGCTTTGAAAATGCAGGCTCTTTCTTTGATGGCAACTTTGAAGATTATATTCGCGGACGACGGACTCCTGCCCGTTACAGGAATCCGTTCCTTGTTCAGGCGATGGTCAACTTGAAGATGATTGACACGCAGGGCTACGGCATCCATTCGATGTTCCTTAGCCAACGTAATCGCTGCTTGCCCATGCCCGATTACGAAAGCACGAAGGAAAAAGTCGTGCTGCGTATTCCAGGAACGGTCATAGATGAAAATTACAGCAAGATGCTTTTGGAGAACACTTCCATCGGTTTGGATGAGGCTGTGTTGCTTGATGCCCTCCAAAAGAAGAAACCTTTATCTGCGGAAGCGATTAAGCTGTTGAAACGGGATGGTCTTGTCGAAGGTCGTGGAAAAAACATTTTCATATCGAAATATGTAGCCTTGGCGACAAATCAAGAAAAGGAACACTCGCAGGCGAAAGGGCTTAGCAATACTAATTATCGAAATATTATTTTGGATTACTTGAGGGACTACGGCGAACTGAGCAAGTCTCAAATCTATGCAATGCTTCAGCAGTATTTGCCGACGACGTTGGATGATCGTCAGAAGAAAAGCAAGGTGGAAAATTTGCTTTCTAGTCTTAGGATGGCAGGGCGGATTCAGTACAATGTTTCCAAGAAATGGGTCCTATCAAAGATGGATAAAACCTCTTAA
- a CDS encoding electron transfer flavoprotein subunit beta/FixA family protein, producing the protein MSLKIVVLAKQVPDTRNVGPDAMTPQGTINRAALPAVFNPEDLNALEQALRLKDQFPGSTISVLTMGLPKSAEVVREALYRGADCGYVVTDRPLGGADTLATSYTLAQAVKKIGDYDIILGGRQAIDGDTAQVGPQIAEKLGLTQVTYAEEILKLDEQARKVVIRRHIDGGVETVEAPLPLVVTVNGSAAPCRPRNAKRIMKFKNATAVAERKPEDADKYAALIAKKPYLDIPQWGAADIDADPAQIGKAGSPTNVKAVKNIVFKAKESRTLSASDADIEGLIKELLDGKIIG; encoded by the coding sequence ATGAGTCTTAAAATCGTTGTGCTTGCAAAGCAAGTACCTGATACACGAAACGTAGGCCCGGACGCCATGACGCCGCAGGGTACTATCAATCGTGCCGCATTGCCCGCGGTCTTCAACCCCGAAGACCTGAACGCCCTGGAGCAAGCCCTTCGTTTGAAGGACCAGTTCCCTGGTTCCACCATCTCCGTCTTGACCATGGGTCTCCCGAAGTCTGCCGAAGTCGTCCGCGAAGCTTTGTACCGCGGTGCTGACTGCGGTTACGTCGTGACGGACCGCCCGCTCGGTGGTGCTGACACGCTCGCTACGAGCTACACGCTCGCCCAGGCAGTGAAGAAGATCGGTGACTACGACATTATCCTCGGTGGCCGCCAGGCTATCGACGGCGATACTGCACAGGTCGGTCCGCAGATTGCAGAAAAGCTCGGACTTACTCAGGTCACTTACGCCGAAGAAATCTTGAAGCTCGACGAACAGGCACGCAAGGTCGTGATCCGCCGCCACATCGACGGTGGTGTCGAAACTGTGGAAGCACCGCTCCCGCTGGTCGTAACCGTGAACGGCAGTGCAGCTCCGTGCCGTCCGCGCAATGCAAAGCGCATCATGAAGTTCAAGAACGCTACTGCAGTTGCCGAACGCAAGCCGGAAGATGCAGACAAGTACGCAGCTCTCATCGCAAAGAAGCCCTACCTCGACATCCCGCAGTGGGGTGCAGCCGACATCGACGCCGACCCTGCCCAGATCGGTAAGGCTGGCTCGCCGACGAACGTGAAGGCCGTCAAGAACATCGTGTTCAAGGCCAAGGAAAGCCGCACGCTCTCCGCAAGCGACGCCGACATTGAAGGACTTATCAAGGAACTTTTAGACGGGAAGATTATTGGCTAA
- the tsf gene encoding translation elongation factor Ts produces MQITASLVNELRQKTGVGMMQCKKALVETDGDMDKAVELLRKHGAAVAAKRADKAAKEGRVYLVETADKAAAFELTCETEPVSNNDDFVALAAMATKAVETQDIASVEDLKNAVVDGVKINDRLQDVLVKIQENIDFRKFAEIKKVPNSVFGVYSHMKGKIGVITELAFEGSADEAALKQAAKDIAMQAAAFAPVALNDAAVPAETIEKEKEIAKAQIEASGKQTKPEFMQRQIDGRVAKVLKEIVLEDQEFFMSEKNPKKLSVKDYLQEVVAKQLGLTSLKVVNFIRFERGN; encoded by the coding sequence ATGCAGATTACCGCATCCCTCGTTAACGAACTCCGCCAGAAGACTGGCGTCGGCATGATGCAGTGCAAGAAGGCACTCGTCGAAACTGACGGTGACATGGACAAGGCCGTTGAACTCCTCCGCAAGCACGGTGCTGCTGTCGCTGCAAAGCGCGCAGACAAGGCTGCTAAGGAAGGCCGCGTTTACCTTGTCGAAACTGCTGACAAGGCTGCCGCTTTTGAACTCACCTGCGAAACTGAACCGGTTTCCAACAACGACGACTTCGTTGCCCTCGCTGCTATGGCCACCAAGGCTGTTGAAACGCAGGATATCGCTTCCGTCGAAGATCTCAAGAACGCTGTCGTCGATGGCGTCAAGATCAATGACCGCCTCCAGGACGTCCTCGTGAAGATTCAGGAAAACATTGACTTCCGCAAGTTTGCAGAAATCAAGAAGGTCCCGAACTCCGTGTTTGGCGTTTACAGCCACATGAAGGGCAAGATCGGTGTTATCACTGAACTCGCTTTCGAAGGCTCTGCTGACGAAGCTGCTCTCAAGCAGGCTGCTAAGGACATCGCTATGCAGGCCGCTGCATTCGCTCCGGTTGCATTGAACGATGCTGCAGTTCCGGCTGAAACGATCGAAAAGGAAAAGGAAATTGCCAAGGCTCAGATCGAAGCTTCTGGCAAGCAGACCAAGCCTGAATTCATGCAGCGCCAGATTGATGGCCGCGTGGCTAAGGTCCTTAAGGAAATCGTTCTCGAAGACCAGGAATTCTTCATGTCTGAAAAGAACCCGAAGAAGCTCTCTGTCAAGGACTACCTCCAGGAAGTCGTTGCAAAGCAGCTCGGCCTTACCAGCTTGAAGGTCGTGAACTTCATCCGCTTCGAACGCGGTAACTAA